A DNA window from Rhizobium jaguaris contains the following coding sequences:
- a CDS encoding class I SAM-dependent methyltransferase, protein MTTALGEKIKAIIRANGPVSITDYFSLCLADPQHGYYKTREPFGRLGDFVTAPEVSQLFGEMIGVFMVHAWQRHGTPPDVRLVEIGPGRGTMMADMLRVIAKLAPPLYDAMSMHLVETSERLQGFQRQTLDVHGDKISWHSDFDDVPAGFTLLAANELFDAIPIRQFVRTANGFRERTVGLDVNDELTFTAGVASLDPELLPEGPLPPVGTIFEIAPARQAVMTTICDRLAAHGGTALVIDYGHMATGFGDTLQAVRMHEYDPPLDHPGEADLTSHVDFQHLAETALASGLHINGCCHQGDFLIGLGLLERAAALGRDHDAAMQEGIRAAAERLAGAGEGKMGELFKVLAVSSPAIDLLPFRQVR, encoded by the coding sequence ATGACGACCGCGCTCGGGGAAAAAATCAAGGCCATCATCCGTGCCAACGGACCGGTCAGCATCACCGACTATTTCTCGCTCTGCCTCGCCGACCCGCAGCACGGCTACTACAAGACGCGCGAACCCTTCGGCCGTCTCGGCGACTTCGTCACGGCACCCGAGGTCAGCCAGCTCTTCGGCGAGATGATCGGCGTCTTCATGGTGCATGCCTGGCAACGCCACGGCACGCCCCCCGATGTTCGTCTCGTCGAAATCGGCCCTGGCCGTGGTACGATGATGGCGGACATGCTGCGCGTCATCGCCAAGCTGGCGCCGCCGCTCTATGACGCGATGAGCATGCATCTGGTCGAAACCAGCGAGCGGCTGCAGGGTTTTCAACGCCAGACGCTGGACGTCCATGGCGACAAGATTTCCTGGCATTCGGACTTCGATGACGTGCCGGCGGGTTTTACTTTGCTTGCCGCCAACGAACTGTTCGACGCTATTCCCATCCGCCAGTTCGTCCGCACCGCCAATGGTTTTCGTGAGCGCACTGTCGGGCTTGACGTCAATGACGAGCTGACCTTCACTGCAGGCGTCGCGAGCCTCGATCCCGAGCTTCTCCCAGAGGGGCCGCTTCCGCCTGTCGGCACGATCTTCGAGATCGCCCCGGCCCGCCAGGCGGTGATGACAACGATCTGCGACCGGCTTGCCGCCCACGGCGGCACGGCACTCGTTATCGACTACGGCCATATGGCGACGGGCTTCGGCGATACACTGCAGGCGGTGCGCATGCATGAATACGACCCGCCACTCGATCATCCCGGCGAAGCGGACCTCACCAGCCACGTCGATTTCCAACATCTGGCCGAAACCGCTCTCGCATCCGGCCTGCATATCAACGGATGCTGCCATCAGGGCGATTTCCTCATCGGGCTCGGACTCTTGGAGCGGGCTGCGGCTCTTGGCCGCGACCACGACGCCGCCATGCAAGAGGGCATTCGCGCCGCCGCCGAACGCCTCGCTGGCGCCGGCGAAGGCAAGATGGGAGAGCTATTCAAGGTGTTGGCGGTCTCCAGCCCGGCGATCGATCTTTTGCCCTTTCGGCAAGTACGCTGA
- the pgeF gene encoding peptidoglycan editing factor PgeF — MPGPTSRSKSNRFATEALFPLRKNTSRDAALPTPIESTLLSAFKSAGIRHGYFTRDGGVSEGLYRGLNVGLGSGDNREHVLENRRRVAGWFGLPVERLATVHQVHSPDVIAVDADYDGTRPQADAMVTATPGIALGVLAADCGPILFADPDNRVIGAAHAGWKGALTGVLENTIDAMITLGAGRERIIACLGPSISQASYEVGPEFVDRFVAQDPDYAKYFIPAKRTGHAMFDLPGLTIDRLRKAGVTAENLDLCTYPDPDRFFSYRRTTHAKEPDYGRQISAIAIEETF; from the coding sequence ATGCCTGGGCCAACATCGCGCTCAAAATCGAACCGCTTCGCCACAGAAGCGTTATTTCCATTACGAAAGAACACATCAAGGGACGCAGCATTGCCGACTCCGATCGAAAGCACGCTGCTGAGCGCCTTCAAGAGTGCCGGCATCCGCCACGGTTATTTTACCCGTGACGGCGGTGTTTCAGAGGGCCTTTATCGCGGATTGAACGTCGGTCTCGGTTCCGGCGACAATCGGGAACACGTCCTGGAAAACCGCCGCCGTGTCGCCGGCTGGTTCGGCCTGCCGGTGGAACGGCTCGCGACAGTGCATCAGGTCCATTCGCCCGACGTGATAGCCGTCGATGCGGACTATGACGGCACCCGCCCGCAAGCCGACGCCATGGTGACGGCGACGCCCGGGATAGCGCTTGGCGTGCTTGCCGCTGACTGTGGCCCGATCCTTTTCGCCGATCCTGACAACCGGGTGATAGGTGCCGCCCATGCCGGCTGGAAGGGCGCGCTGACCGGCGTCCTGGAAAACACAATCGATGCCATGATCACGCTCGGTGCGGGGCGGGAGAGGATTATCGCCTGCCTCGGCCCCTCGATCAGCCAGGCGAGCTATGAGGTCGGCCCTGAATTCGTCGACCGCTTCGTCGCCCAAGACCCTGACTACGCCAAGTACTTCATCCCGGCCAAGCGGACCGGCCACGCGATGTTCGACCTGCCTGGCCTGACCATAGACCGCTTGCGCAAGGCCGGCGTAACCGCCGAAAACCTTGATCTCTGCACCTATCCCGATCCCGACCGCTTCTTCTCCTATCGCCGCACCACGCACGCGAAGGAGCCGGATTACGGCCGGCAGATTTCCGCCATTGCCATCGAGGAGACGTTCTAA